A segment of the Lycium ferocissimum isolate CSIRO_LF1 chromosome 10, AGI_CSIRO_Lferr_CH_V1, whole genome shotgun sequence genome:
CGTTGTAAACCGGCCCATAGACgggcaaaggcactaagccGGGCCTCAAGCCACACtccgccatcttcatactcgtcCCGCCAAACCATTGGCTTTGATACCAGtttgttgggctaaaacggcccaaagatattcttaacatgatgtgattattggaaaatatttaatcgtatttgatatttaaaacaataaatcaaACTACAGTTTAATCTTAAAAGCTACAGATCAAAGCGCAAATACAAATGACTTTAATGCGGTAAAAAATCAACATATGCAAAAATACATGTTTCTTTTTCATGTGAGTAGttcaaccatacatttcatagaTGGTTGGACTGAGTATACTAGTCTAGGGCATAAAATTAACGTCATGAATAGTGAAGGAAATCGTTATTTTCCACTTAAGGAATATGATTATTAATTCTACTCAACAGATGAAAATACATGACATGAGTATTTTTGGAACTGGTCTGTATTGTATTGCTCACTAATCTCTGCCCTTATTGTCCCAATTGATCAATCTTGACATTTTCATTTGGGACATacttaaaagtgaaaagtgatGTTCCATCGTGTAATTGATATTAGTGGCGGAGTAAAAAATTTCATTGAGACCTTTCTCTAAGGTTAAATAGCTAAATATTCCCGTactctttttttctattttctttattctttcatTTCGAGCTTTCGAAAGCCATTGGAGAGGGAGAATGAACGATCGACTGCTATTCAACTTTTATAAAAGTGGGTTATATGAAGCTTCCATTTCAAGTCAAGGGGATGCAACCCATGTATTTATCAtgcattttattattttgacttgTAATATACGTGCATATCTAAAGGCCCCCTAAACTTGGCAGGTTTTATTCAGATTCTCCTTAAACTATATTTGGTCCTAATTATTTCTGTACCAGACTTTTTTATAATGGTCCACCACTACATAGCAAAAtgggaaaagaaggaaaaattgatAGTTGTATTTTAATAGAGGAACAAAGAAGATATATGGAAGGAGATAAGCAAATAGTCATTGGAATGGCTAAATATAAAAGGAAAtggtattttaaattttttttactcaTCAGATTAATGTGAGGTGACTGCTATTTTACATTCTCACATGCTAAACGTCATTTGAAATCACCTGGATTATAAAAAAGCATTAAAGGGGAGTAATTAGGACGCACTATTGTTTGAAAGGCTAACGATCATAAAAAAGACAAGCACAAGGGACCGGATAATTAGGAGCATGTATCGTTTAAAGGGGATTTTTAATAAAACACGCTAAGTTTAGGGATTCTTTAGGTATTCTGCCATTTTTTTATGAATACATTTTATATGTTGAATTTCCTTAATTACTTTGtatatttactttttcatattttaacaCCTCTTGATAAAAATTCTAATTCCGCCACTATTATATAGACTAGAGTATTATAAAAGTTAAAGAAGCTGATGTTAGCAGTGACGCCATAGGGGAAGACAGAATGAAATAATCAACTAGTACTCCTAATTAATGAGATTATTTTACAGTTCTTGGTCAAGTTGAACATATAACATTTCGCCTCAGCGACTAAACATATAACATTTCGCCTCAGCGACTAACTTCTCgtctttgctttcttttttgttaGTGAAAATGATTGAAATAGTTTTAGAACTTGAAAGTTAGGTgatacttatggaaaaaaaaaaaaagaaggataatTTCACAGTCCTTCCTTGATGTATTGACTTGCAATATATACCTCCCATGTGATTTTAGATATTATGTAAATCtccattctttcatttttggttgACCAAAAGTCAAAACTGTTATCTGGACAAGTTCGcctcttattttgtaattttatatttcttcgTATTTTATGTGAGAAAAATAACTTGctttattcaaataatttatagTTTGATGCGTACATTATCGGTTTATGCCACAGAACTTTtcttaaatgggtgaaaatcattcaTACCCACGAtattgctttaaaaatcaaactccctcCTCAAttttgaacaatagacatttTGGTCCCCTTTATCTTAATTAACttattaaaataaccattttatCCTTACATtatcaatgttttttttttttttttttaaatgatgattttttgtgcaaaaaaaaatctataattcaaattacaaattacaaattttgttgtttttagTTCTACCTCACTCTTTTATATGAGAAGGCACATTCCTATATCTTTTAAGATATGATTCAATCTTGCTGGTAGgagtgtacatggaccgggttggttcgggtTTTTTAAAGATCAAACTAAACCTAttgcatcgggtttttaaatctataaaccaaaccaaaccaacaaaagttgggtttttcagcctcgggttttctcggtttTTTTCGGGTTGCTCggatttttcgggttttttccggtaaagtcttcatataaaacatataacttgtacttcaaatatttctttagtcctagtgaGATACcactatctaattaagatatctatttagaaaataacacaaaatgtgagatgagagatgacattgtactaaaatattcaatgaaaaaaattaatgaaattgcataaaataaaatgatcataatctaaaagtactaagtcatgctaaaataagtacggctaataagtattaattacataactagatattaaagaaaaaaataaaattaagttatgtattttcacgctctaaactaatataaaactaaagaatagatatcaacACTATTGTCATTCCAGTGTTAGATATGAAttacttttgttagcattagtattgatttgatttttgttgaattttatttgagttactaatatcattgggctataaaacttattagaccattcaaaattctaattccaagcttgaaataatatgttaaaagacaaaaactatgaaaaaattaaagaaacatttataaatgacattataaataaatatttttatgtataaaatatgtttgaaattttataaatgtaatgtcgggttggtttgattcggtttgactttttttagtaaaaaccgaaccaaaccaatagtgttcgggtttttctttttaaaaccaaaccaagtcaaaccaaaccactagtcgggttttttttttctgtttggtTCGGATTATCgattggtgcggtttgtcgatttgctttgtacacccctacctactggtgtatatgtataatttgttCAACCCCTTTGTTTTGGTTTTTATATTTGCTCAACTTATTCAAGTAATTTTTCTGTTCATAAGGGATGTACATCTTAACTCACCTCGCTTTTTACTTTCCGCAACAGCCTCAACAAGGCTCGATGTGTCCAATTCAACTCAATCCACACCATTGTAATTGATTATTTGTTCTCATTAACTTATGCTCGAGGAAATCTAGTTCAAACTCAATTCAAGCTCACAAGTACCTACAAGCCTCCTCTCAATCTAAGACGTCATTTCTTTCACAAATCATGCTATAATTCAACATTCATTGATTATTAAGCTGACATGACTATTGGAAATAGTATTCAACTCGTGTCTCATTCATGAGTTACTATTCATCGACATCCCCATTTATTTCTTCACTTGAAGAACACCAATTTCTAGGATTTGCTCACCAATTTGATAAATGACGTTTTTTAACTTACGACTATCTTCCACAAGTATATTCATACACCAATAACATGGTTTTCCCACTTTGAGTTCTTGAGCAATTCCTTGACAAATCTAAATTCCTATGCTGGACATCAACCTCAATTAGAAAACGTCCTGGGTTTTACACTTATTGAGGtaaatgtgtataattaaaagaaatgacatattttaagttgttaacTTATTTATGATATGGACTTGAGAACACGCGCAaaagaattttcaaaatatgaatTAAAAGTATCTACTAGgaacactttatcatatgttcatGTGCTCAATTGGAACAAGTCATAGTTTGATTGGCTAAATGAAATTTGCTAGAACCTTTAATAGGTTGTCAATGCATATAAGCTTAAAATTAAACATGACCACAGATTTTACACACATCCAAATGCATCATGTACGGTAATAGTTTAATTTTTCCCCAATACAGAAAAACTGGCCAAATTTGTATCTTTGGTGCCAAGTACAGTCCAGAATTAGAACTGCTCTTCATAGAACAACAGATATTGAAAGTTATTTTCAGAATAAGCAACATTTGCTAGTAaaatttctcttatttcatgaaaggGCATTTTGAAGCATCCAATGCCACCCCACTTGTAGTTTCACCatttctttctcctttcacAAGTGGCCCAAGCAATTCTCCTCTATCAAAAAAGAACTCTGCCTTAACAATCTTGTTACTCTCTTTGTCCAACTGTTTCAAACACAACATTCAATTATTTCAGTTTcagaaaatataattaaaaaaagaaagaataaatgGACTTAAAAATAGATGGTTTTTGGTAAGTACTTCAAAAATGCCAATTCCAAATAGCTCTACAAGTTCTCCAGTTGCAGCATGTCCTTTAAATGGACCTTCCATGTGACCCCAATGCCTAAACTTGTACACAATTTCTGGTGGTCCTGAATATACATGGAGGACTTCGATGGCGAATCCTCGTATAAATATTGATCTGAAAACTCTCTGTGATGATTCAAATGTTTCCTCATCAGGATTGTAGACTCGAAGATTCTCCGGCAATGAAGTTTGGAGGAATGTATTATAGCCACCACCAAGCTTTGCTGCTTCTTCCGGTGTTAACCCTTTCCTTCCTATAAAAATTATTAGAGAAAATTCTCTCAAATAATCAAGTTGAAAGAATATTGAAGGGAGAAATGGATTTTTGGCCCTTTACAAACCTTTTTTTAGTTGTATGACTTTAAaagatcttcatttttttcacataagagatctggaaaaataataattcttcTATTCATATTGTAAGAGGCCAAGAATCTTATTTCCTCTGAGAATATTGAGAAGCAGCAATCAACATAATCAAAGAACAAATAACA
Coding sequences within it:
- the LOC132033946 gene encoding pathogen-related protein-like produces the protein MTSLVGGGDKYRDYLSDEEVKNTKWRNGPPSYDAVDKLFEQERTNVWSEGSLEEKVQTLLKTWEMEMVHKADPNDFKTVDPTKFKKIVNGRKGLTPEEAAKLGGGYNTFLQTSLPENLRVYNPDEETFESSQRVFRSIFIRGFAIEVLHVYSGPPEIVYKFRHWGHMEGPFKGHAATGELVELFGIGIFELDKESNKIVKAEFFFDRGELLGPLVKGERNGETTSGVALDASKCPFMK